A genome region from Microbacterium sp. CGR2 includes the following:
- a CDS encoding arginase family protein has product MVRFLVVPQWQGSPAPRAMLLVDGAGAIAGDLPRASTTVLDVPVEAGESLGTGVRRLSAIQRTRELVGEHLRADTVVIGGDCSVTVAALDALDGGTDDVAVVWCDAHADMHTPETSPSGAFSGMALRAVVGEGEEQLALSPGIARDKIVTVGVRDIDEPEGAELASFTNLSVEDLARPDALIEAVRATGASRVWIHIDVDVLDPSEFAGVSAAAPFGLSPAALSAAIRRLREDFPLAGATIAGFAPRSPVDAVDDLGALLRLVGAVA; this is encoded by the coding sequence ATGGTGCGTTTTCTCGTCGTCCCGCAGTGGCAGGGCTCGCCCGCGCCACGCGCGATGCTGCTCGTCGACGGAGCGGGGGCGATCGCCGGTGACCTTCCGCGCGCATCCACCACCGTGCTGGACGTTCCCGTCGAGGCGGGCGAGTCGCTGGGCACAGGTGTCCGGCGTCTCAGCGCGATTCAACGCACCCGTGAACTGGTGGGCGAGCACCTCCGCGCCGACACCGTCGTTATCGGTGGTGACTGCAGCGTGACCGTCGCCGCGCTCGACGCCCTCGACGGAGGCACCGACGACGTCGCTGTCGTCTGGTGCGACGCGCACGCCGACATGCACACCCCCGAAACCTCTCCGTCCGGAGCATTCTCCGGGATGGCCTTGCGTGCCGTCGTCGGCGAGGGCGAAGAACAGCTCGCGCTCTCACCGGGGATCGCCCGCGACAAGATCGTCACCGTCGGCGTGCGCGACATCGACGAACCGGAAGGTGCGGAACTCGCATCCTTCACCAACCTGTCGGTCGAAGATCTCGCACGACCGGATGCGCTGATCGAGGCCGTGCGCGCCACCGGCGCCTCGCGGGTGTGGATTCACATCGACGTCGACGTCCTCGACCCTTCGGAGTTCGCCGGTGTTTCCGCCGCCGCACCTTTCGGTCTCTCTCCGGCGGCTCTCAGCGCTGCGATTCGACGGCTGCGCGAAGACTTCCCGCTGGCCGGCGCGACGATCGCCGGTTTCGCGCCGCGGTCCCCCGTCGACGCGGTCGACGACCTCGGCGCTCTGCTCCGCCTGGTCGGGGCAGTCGCATGA
- a CDS encoding zinc-binding dehydrogenase, with amino-acid sequence MRALTHSTFGKPEEVLEVEERPVPEPEAGQVRLRIVLSPIHNHDLWTVRGTYGFKPDLPAASGTEAMGVVDAVGEGVDHLVVGQRVATGGTFGAWAEYVVTNAAGLIPVPDSLSDESAAQLVSMPFSTITLLDSLDVQGGQWVVQNAANGAVGRMLAQLGAARGVNVLGLVRRSAGVDELRSQGIENVVATDQDDWKDQVSAITGGAPIVAGVDSVGGSSAGDVLSLLAEGGTLVAFGAMDSPVMEISSSDVIFKQATVKGFWGSKVMPALDPATRSALFGELVQRVTDGTLTLPVAGIFDASDIADAVRASGTPGRVGKVLLRF; translated from the coding sequence ATGCGCGCACTCACCCATTCCACGTTCGGCAAGCCCGAAGAGGTCCTCGAGGTGGAAGAACGCCCGGTGCCGGAGCCCGAGGCGGGCCAGGTACGGTTGCGGATCGTCCTCTCCCCCATCCACAACCACGACCTCTGGACCGTCCGCGGGACCTACGGGTTCAAGCCGGACCTTCCCGCCGCCTCCGGGACGGAAGCGATGGGCGTCGTGGACGCCGTCGGCGAGGGCGTCGACCACCTCGTCGTCGGACAGCGCGTCGCGACCGGCGGCACTTTCGGCGCCTGGGCGGAGTATGTCGTCACCAACGCGGCCGGACTCATCCCGGTGCCGGATTCGCTTTCCGACGAGAGCGCCGCACAGCTCGTCTCGATGCCCTTCAGCACCATCACCCTGCTGGACTCTCTGGACGTGCAGGGCGGTCAATGGGTCGTGCAGAACGCCGCCAACGGTGCTGTCGGGCGAATGCTTGCGCAGCTGGGCGCAGCGCGAGGCGTCAACGTGCTCGGTCTGGTGCGCCGCAGCGCCGGTGTCGATGAGCTTCGCTCGCAGGGCATCGAGAACGTGGTCGCCACGGATCAGGACGACTGGAAGGATCAGGTCTCCGCCATCACCGGTGGTGCGCCGATCGTCGCCGGCGTCGACTCGGTCGGCGGCTCGTCCGCCGGCGATGTCCTGTCGCTGCTGGCCGAGGGCGGCACCCTGGTGGCCTTCGGCGCGATGGACTCGCCCGTGATGGAGATCTCCTCGTCCGACGTGATCTTCAAGCAAGCCACGGTGAAGGGATTCTGGGGCAGCAAGGTCATGCCGGCGCTGGACCCTGCGACGAGGAGCGCCCTCTTCGGCGAGCTGGTGCAGCGTGTCACCGACGGCACCCTCACTCTGCCGGTCGCAGGCATCTTCGACGCGTCCGACATCGCTGACGCCGTCCGGGCCAGCGGAACTCCGGGGCGCGTGGGCAAGGTTCTGCTCCGGTTCTGA
- a CDS encoding TPM domain-containing protein: MTRRWLTLTALTLAAAIGAFSASAASATDPLTLDSGYVTDQAGVLSASEEEAVEARLQELTENSNADLFVVLVDEFTSPADNVEWADTVAENNNLGQDQYLLAIAVDGRSFYISAAPDGPLSDSKLDEIENEMVPLASADDWAGAITLAADEIQGDGGAGALRTMLIVGAIVAAGLIVWLIVALVRRARRQAEIRRRGAMPEHPDPNDPFSTLTDEQVETQAGIALVQADDAITSSREELGFAIAQFGEGATSEFTQAIETAKAKMAEAFDLKQKLDDEVEDTIHDRRAWHIRIIGLAEEVDDVLDDNTEAFDALRKLEQNAPQELERVRGERAALGPVLASVAPALAALAEAHDPAALNTVRDNPEQAQERATLADRALQAGAEALAAGRTGEAAFAIRTAEQAVAQAAQLAHAVTTLGSDLASIEAQAQALIAELQTDLAAAQALPDADGAIAAAAAVTASQIQAAQSDLTGAARHPQRALDALAAANAQIDAAIARGQETAERARRVRLMLDQALSQAESEIRGTRDYIETRRGTVGSTARTRLAAAEASLSSALSLRAADPDAALAEANRALELVRQATYSAQSDVQSFSSPGGSDDSWGGLFGGSGSRSGSSGLGGDILGGIIGGLLAGGGGSSRGSSWRSGGGGGYRSSGFGGGSRSSSRSSGRSGRSGGRRF; this comes from the coding sequence ATGACGAGACGGTGGCTGACGCTGACCGCGCTGACGCTCGCCGCGGCGATCGGAGCGTTCTCCGCCTCCGCAGCATCCGCCACCGACCCGCTCACGCTCGATTCCGGGTACGTGACCGATCAGGCCGGAGTGCTGAGCGCCTCCGAAGAAGAGGCCGTCGAAGCTCGACTGCAGGAGCTCACCGAGAATTCGAACGCCGATCTGTTCGTGGTGCTCGTCGATGAATTCACCTCGCCCGCCGACAACGTCGAGTGGGCAGACACCGTCGCCGAGAACAACAATCTCGGCCAAGACCAGTACCTCCTCGCGATCGCCGTCGACGGCCGCAGCTTCTACATCTCGGCAGCACCCGACGGCCCGCTCAGCGACAGCAAGCTCGATGAGATCGAGAACGAGATGGTGCCGCTCGCCTCCGCAGACGACTGGGCGGGCGCGATCACCCTCGCAGCCGACGAGATCCAGGGCGACGGGGGCGCAGGAGCACTCCGGACGATGCTCATCGTCGGCGCGATCGTGGCCGCGGGTCTCATCGTCTGGCTCATCGTCGCGCTCGTCAGACGCGCACGTCGCCAGGCCGAGATCCGCCGACGCGGGGCGATGCCCGAGCATCCCGATCCCAACGACCCCTTCTCGACGCTCACCGACGAGCAGGTCGAGACGCAGGCGGGGATCGCGCTCGTCCAGGCCGACGACGCGATCACCTCCAGCAGAGAAGAGCTGGGTTTCGCGATCGCCCAGTTCGGCGAAGGCGCCACGTCGGAGTTCACGCAAGCGATCGAGACGGCCAAAGCGAAGATGGCCGAGGCATTCGACCTCAAGCAGAAGCTCGACGACGAGGTCGAAGACACCATTCACGACCGTCGCGCCTGGCACATCCGCATCATCGGCCTCGCCGAAGAGGTCGACGACGTCCTCGACGACAACACCGAGGCGTTCGACGCCCTGCGAAAGCTCGAACAGAACGCCCCGCAGGAGCTGGAGCGCGTACGCGGCGAGCGAGCAGCGCTCGGTCCGGTCCTCGCTTCGGTCGCCCCTGCACTGGCCGCATTGGCCGAGGCCCACGACCCCGCTGCGCTGAATACGGTGCGCGACAACCCCGAACAGGCTCAGGAACGCGCCACCCTCGCCGACCGTGCGCTCCAGGCCGGTGCCGAGGCATTGGCCGCCGGACGGACGGGCGAGGCGGCGTTCGCGATCCGGACCGCCGAACAGGCCGTCGCCCAGGCCGCTCAGCTCGCCCACGCCGTGACCACGTTGGGATCCGACCTCGCCTCGATCGAAGCGCAGGCGCAGGCGCTGATCGCCGAGCTCCAGACCGATCTCGCCGCCGCGCAGGCGCTCCCCGACGCCGACGGCGCCATCGCGGCCGCCGCGGCCGTGACGGCGTCGCAGATCCAGGCCGCACAGAGTGACCTCACCGGCGCCGCACGCCACCCGCAGCGCGCTCTCGATGCCCTCGCCGCGGCCAACGCGCAGATCGACGCCGCGATCGCCCGCGGCCAGGAGACGGCGGAACGAGCGCGCCGTGTTCGGCTGATGCTCGACCAGGCGCTCTCCCAAGCCGAATCGGAGATCCGCGGGACCCGGGACTACATCGAGACGCGCCGCGGCACCGTGGGTTCGACGGCGCGAACGAGGTTGGCTGCGGCGGAGGCGAGCCTGTCTAGCGCGCTGAGCCTGCGTGCGGCCGACCCGGACGCCGCGCTGGCGGAGGCGAATCGAGCTCTCGAACTCGTCCGCCAGGCCACGTACTCCGCCCAGTCGGACGTGCAGTCGTTCTCCTCCCCCGGCGGCAGCGACGACAGCTGGGGCGGACTGTTCGGGGGGTCGGGTTCGCGATCCGGCAGCTCCGGTCTCGGCGGCGACATCCTCGGCGGGATCATCGGCGGCCTCCTCGCCGGCGGCGGCGGATCCTCGCGCGGCAGCAGCTGGCGTTCCGGGGGCGGGGGCGGCTACCGCAGCTCCGGTTTCGGCGGCGGCTCACGCAGCAGTTCGCGAAGCAGCGGACGCAGCGGCCGATCCGGAGGTAGACGCTTCTGA
- a CDS encoding DUF3097 domain-containing protein yields MDDRYGSDVLASGWRERATKKVPQVPAETDLVVEVADDGYCGAVTRVQGGAVELEDRLGRKRVFPLGGGFLIDGSPVRLVVPAAKVQGPRRTASGSFVVADQRARVALPSRILVEGKHDAELVEKVWGADLRAEGVVVEFLQGVDLLDDLLAAEPPSASRRYGVLVDHLVPGSKETRIAEAVARGPHGPHVRIVGHPFVDVWQCVTPRALGIAKWPEIPRGIEWKIGICRAFGWPHETQADTARAWQHILSKVTTYRDLEPALLGRVEELIDFVTAPAAG; encoded by the coding sequence ATGGACGACAGGTACGGATCGGACGTGCTCGCATCGGGGTGGCGTGAGCGCGCCACGAAGAAGGTGCCCCAGGTGCCGGCGGAGACGGATCTCGTCGTCGAGGTCGCGGATGACGGCTACTGCGGGGCCGTGACGCGCGTGCAGGGCGGCGCGGTGGAACTGGAGGATCGGCTCGGCCGCAAGCGGGTGTTCCCGCTCGGCGGCGGATTCCTGATCGACGGTTCACCGGTCCGTCTGGTCGTGCCCGCGGCGAAGGTGCAAGGTCCGCGTCGTACGGCATCTGGTTCGTTCGTCGTCGCCGACCAGCGTGCTCGCGTCGCGCTGCCCAGCCGCATCCTGGTGGAGGGCAAGCACGACGCGGAGCTCGTCGAGAAGGTGTGGGGCGCCGACCTGCGCGCCGAGGGCGTGGTCGTGGAGTTCCTGCAGGGTGTCGACCTTCTCGACGACCTGCTCGCCGCCGAGCCGCCGAGTGCGAGCCGCCGATACGGAGTGCTCGTCGACCACCTGGTTCCGGGATCCAAGGAGACTCGCATCGCGGAAGCGGTGGCCCGCGGACCGCACGGGCCCCACGTCCGCATCGTCGGGCATCCCTTCGTCGACGTCTGGCAGTGCGTGACCCCGCGCGCGCTCGGCATCGCGAAGTGGCCGGAGATTCCCCGCGGCATCGAGTGGAAGATCGGCATCTGTCGTGCGTTCGGCTGGCCGCACGAGACGCAGGCCGACACCGCGCGCGCGTGGCAGCACATTCTGTCGAAGGTGACGACGTACCGGGATCTGGAGCCGGCGCTGCTGGGCAGGGTCGAGGAGCTCATCGATTTCGTGACGGCGCCCGCCGCCGGCTGA
- a CDS encoding CPBP family intramembrane glutamic endopeptidase — MTEVTHGTTLRAGLAPALLVCAAAPAFFVLQIPWLGWALLALGVGAAWLVERGRTAEDSTVRVGARRETARVIGDHRAPSLTRDLSLIAFGMLIVSIIPLAAELDNLAMLRFTLALGGAVAVPYVISRYVYRDRAISFPWRTHRRWGRLQWGWLVAVLVLGWLILPFYFITSGVYQNWPVVDTPDLIARLFVGVGAVGIWDELFFICTVFALLRRHFPDLVANLLQAIVFVSFLWELGYREWGPLLTIPFALLQGFIFLRTHSLAYVVTVHLLFDAVVFAVLVHAHNPGLLPIFLV; from the coding sequence GTGACCGAGGTGACGCACGGCACGACACTTCGTGCAGGGCTCGCTCCGGCGCTTCTCGTCTGCGCGGCGGCTCCGGCGTTCTTCGTCCTGCAGATTCCGTGGCTGGGTTGGGCGTTGCTGGCGCTGGGGGTCGGAGCCGCCTGGCTGGTCGAGCGAGGACGCACCGCGGAGGACTCGACGGTGCGCGTCGGTGCCCGGCGCGAGACCGCTCGGGTGATCGGCGACCATCGGGCGCCCTCGCTGACGCGCGACCTGTCGTTGATCGCCTTCGGCATGCTGATCGTGAGCATCATCCCGTTGGCGGCCGAGCTCGACAACCTGGCGATGCTGCGATTCACGCTGGCGCTGGGCGGCGCTGTCGCCGTTCCGTACGTGATCTCGCGATATGTCTACCGCGACCGTGCCATCAGCTTCCCATGGCGGACGCACCGCCGGTGGGGGCGCCTGCAGTGGGGCTGGCTGGTCGCCGTGCTCGTGCTGGGGTGGCTCATCCTGCCGTTCTATTTCATCACCAGCGGCGTCTACCAGAACTGGCCGGTGGTGGACACACCCGACCTGATCGCTCGACTGTTCGTGGGTGTCGGCGCTGTCGGCATCTGGGACGAGCTTTTCTTCATCTGCACGGTCTTCGCGCTGCTGCGGCGGCACTTCCCCGATCTCGTCGCGAACCTGCTGCAGGCGATCGTGTTCGTATCGTTCCTGTGGGAGCTCGGCTACCGTGAGTGGGGTCCGCTGCTGACCATCCCGTTCGCGCTTCTGCAGGGCTTCATCTTCCTGCGGACGCATTCTCTCGCCTACGTGGTCACCGTGCATCTGCTCTTCGATGCCGTGGTGTTCGCCGTCCTCGTGCACGCGCACAATCCGGGGCTCCTGCCGATCTTCCTCGTCTGA
- the trmB gene encoding tRNA (guanosine(46)-N7)-methyltransferase TrmB, with product MPEPRTFRDEPVSFVRRSGRMSEAQDRAFAELAPHYLLDVPRDVAWTSVHPEARLDPTTEYGRTADLYVEIGSGQGHAIVAAASSRPDDDFLAVEVFRAGLARTMLDADREGARNVRVVEANAPEVLSSYLPEAAAREVWIFFPDPWHKKKHTKRRLVRAGFGATAARALRNGGLLRLATDWEDYALQMREVLDADPLFERAFEGEWAERFEGRVMTAFERKGIAKGRDIRDLVYRRTERS from the coding sequence ATGCCCGAACCCCGTACTTTCCGCGACGAGCCGGTGTCGTTCGTGCGCCGAAGCGGCCGGATGTCCGAGGCGCAGGACCGCGCCTTCGCCGAGCTCGCACCGCACTACCTCCTCGACGTGCCGCGCGACGTCGCCTGGACCTCCGTGCACCCGGAAGCGCGACTCGATCCGACCACCGAGTACGGCCGAACCGCCGACTTGTATGTGGAGATCGGCTCCGGGCAGGGACACGCCATCGTGGCGGCGGCATCCTCCCGCCCCGACGACGACTTCCTGGCTGTGGAGGTGTTCCGCGCGGGGCTCGCGAGAACCATGCTCGACGCCGACCGCGAGGGTGCGCGCAACGTGCGGGTCGTCGAGGCCAACGCACCCGAGGTGCTGTCGTCGTATCTGCCGGAAGCGGCGGCACGCGAGGTCTGGATCTTCTTCCCGGACCCCTGGCACAAGAAGAAGCACACCAAGCGCCGCCTCGTCCGCGCGGGTTTCGGGGCCACGGCGGCGCGTGCGCTGCGAAACGGTGGTCTTCTGCGCCTTGCCACGGACTGGGAGGACTACGCCCTGCAGATGCGAGAGGTGCTCGACGCCGACCCGCTCTTCGAGCGCGCGTTCGAGGGGGAGTGGGCGGAGCGGTTCGAGGGACGAGTGATGACGGCGTTCGAGCGGAAGGGCATCGCGAAGGGGCGCGACATCCGCGATCTGGTGTACCGACGCACGGAACGCTCGTGA
- a CDS encoding DNA polymerase IV: MAEWVLHVDMDQFIAAVEVLRRPELAGLPVIVGGRGDPTERAVVSTASYEARAFGIGSGMPLKIAARKAPDDAVFLPVDHEAYEAASAEVMSTLRALPGVVLEVIGWDECFLGVTTDDPEQKARDAQEAVLEATGLHCSVGIGDNKVRAKIATEFGKPRGSFRLTEANWFEVMGARPTRDLWGVGAKVQKRLAEHGIDTVRQLADADEQELVREFGPKMGVWYHGLGSGLGPSVVDDTPWVARNHSRETTYQQNLTSSEQVEAAVRELAAAAFDDCAAEGRAVMRVHLKIRYAPFETKTLGRKLSAPTSRRDDVVAAAVGLATGTLDPSREVRLLGVRAEMAMPETADAAERTPVRGRF, translated from the coding sequence ATGGCCGAATGGGTGCTGCACGTGGACATGGATCAGTTCATCGCCGCGGTGGAGGTGTTGCGTCGTCCTGAGCTGGCGGGCCTTCCGGTGATCGTCGGAGGACGCGGTGATCCGACCGAGCGGGCGGTCGTGTCGACGGCGTCGTACGAGGCACGGGCTTTCGGCATCGGCTCCGGGATGCCGTTGAAGATCGCCGCGCGAAAGGCACCGGACGACGCGGTCTTCCTGCCGGTGGATCACGAGGCCTACGAGGCCGCCTCGGCGGAGGTGATGTCGACGCTGCGGGCTCTGCCGGGTGTCGTGCTCGAGGTCATCGGCTGGGACGAGTGCTTCCTCGGAGTGACCACCGATGACCCCGAGCAGAAGGCTCGTGACGCGCAGGAAGCCGTCCTCGAAGCCACCGGGCTGCACTGCTCCGTCGGCATCGGTGACAACAAGGTCCGCGCCAAGATCGCGACGGAGTTCGGCAAGCCGCGGGGGAGCTTCCGCCTGACCGAGGCCAACTGGTTCGAGGTGATGGGCGCCAGACCCACGCGCGATCTGTGGGGTGTCGGAGCGAAGGTGCAGAAGCGGCTCGCGGAGCACGGCATCGACACAGTGCGGCAACTCGCCGACGCCGACGAGCAGGAGCTCGTCCGCGAGTTCGGTCCGAAGATGGGCGTCTGGTATCACGGGCTGGGCTCAGGTCTGGGCCCGAGCGTGGTCGACGACACGCCGTGGGTCGCGCGCAACCACAGCCGGGAGACGACCTACCAGCAGAATCTCACGTCATCGGAGCAGGTCGAAGCGGCGGTTCGCGAGCTCGCCGCTGCTGCCTTCGATGACTGCGCCGCCGAGGGACGCGCGGTGATGCGCGTGCATCTCAAGATTCGCTATGCGCCCTTCGAGACGAAGACGCTCGGGCGAAAGCTCTCTGCACCCACATCCCGCCGCGACGATGTGGTGGCCGCTGCCGTCGGCCTCGCCACCGGCACTCTGGACCCTTCGCGAGAAGTGCGTCTGCTCGGCGTCCGCGCAGAGATGGCCATGCCCGAAACGGCGGATGCCGCCGAGCGAACACCGGTTCGCGGCCGGTTCTGA
- a CDS encoding PspA/IM30 family protein: MTKQSIFGRISTLVRANINSLLDSAEDPQKMIDQLVRDYTNSIADAESAIAETIGNLRLLERDHEEDVQAATEWGNKALAASRKADEMRTTGNAGDADKFDNLAKIALQRQITAEREATGAEPQIASQTEIVDRLKTGLNGMKDKLGELKNKRSELLARAKVAEAQTKVQDAVGSINVLDPTSELGRFEDKVRRQEALAQGKMELAASSLDAQFESLEDLGELTEVEARLAELKAGGSAPRQAIEGN, translated from the coding sequence ATGACCAAGCAGTCCATCTTCGGACGTATCTCGACCCTCGTCCGCGCGAACATCAACTCGCTCCTGGACTCTGCGGAAGACCCGCAGAAGATGATCGATCAGCTCGTCCGCGATTACACCAACAGCATCGCCGACGCGGAGTCCGCGATCGCCGAGACCATCGGAAACCTGCGCCTCCTCGAGCGCGACCACGAAGAAGACGTCCAGGCTGCCACCGAGTGGGGCAACAAAGCACTGGCGGCCAGCCGCAAGGCCGACGAGATGCGCACGACGGGTAACGCCGGCGACGCCGACAAGTTCGACAACCTCGCCAAGATCGCGCTGCAGCGCCAGATCACCGCCGAGCGCGAGGCCACCGGAGCCGAGCCGCAGATCGCGTCGCAGACCGAGATCGTCGACCGGCTCAAGACCGGCCTCAACGGCATGAAGGACAAGCTCGGCGAGCTCAAGAACAAGCGCAGCGAGCTCCTGGCCCGCGCCAAGGTCGCCGAGGCGCAGACCAAGGTGCAGGACGCTGTCGGTTCTATCAACGTGCTGGATCCCACCAGCGAGCTCGGACGCTTCGAAGACAAGGTCCGTCGGCAGGAGGCGCTCGCGCAGGGCAAGATGGAGCTCGCCGCATCCAGCCTGGACGCTCAGTTCGAGAGTCTGGAAGACCTCGGCGAGCTGACGGAGGTCGAAGCTCGCCTCGCCGAGCTGAAGGCCGGCGGCAGCGCTCCGCGTCAGGCGATCGAAGGCAACTGA
- a CDS encoding DUF1304 domain-containing protein, with amino-acid sequence MLIVGLVLAAAAAAFHVFIFALESLRWTEPETRKIFGVASEADAITMKPLAFNQGFYNLFLALTTLLGVGLVIVGFGTVGVTLVFAGTAMMVAAALVLVLSDRTKARAAAMQGVLPLAAIIATSIGVAIS; translated from the coding sequence ATGCTCATCGTCGGTCTCGTCCTCGCAGCCGCTGCTGCGGCCTTCCACGTCTTCATCTTCGCCCTCGAGTCGCTGCGGTGGACGGAACCCGAGACGCGCAAGATCTTCGGCGTCGCGAGTGAGGCGGATGCCATCACCATGAAGCCGCTCGCCTTCAACCAAGGGTTCTACAACCTGTTCCTGGCACTGACGACGCTGCTGGGCGTCGGTCTCGTCATCGTCGGCTTCGGCACCGTCGGCGTGACGTTGGTGTTTGCCGGGACGGCGATGATGGTCGCTGCCGCACTGGTGCTCGTTCTGTCGGATCGCACGAAGGCGCGCGCTGCCGCGATGCAGGGCGTCCTTCCGCTGGCTGCGATCATCGCGACGTCGATCGGGGTCGCGATCAGCTGA